The Hymenobacter sp. 5317J-9 genome has a window encoding:
- a CDS encoding T9SS type A sorting domain-containing protein, giving the protein MTFNVLSPTTLTGVYVYPTAAGVSNIQLLNSAGTVLQAYQATFTAADLNVKTFVPLNFSLLAGTGLRLSMTSTGSTASLYRNTAGAVYPYTSPSGNVSITGNTFDPVYYYYFYDWRLGSECVSGATRTPIQVNVTAGLVASLAATAATSCGTAPVALSGSIAGTATGATYTSTGTGTFSPNATTLNATYTPSAADVAAGTVTITLTPTGPAASCTKTAQFVLTLTAPPASGFSYPAGTYCTGANATIAPVLAPGAQAGTFTASGFGLRIDPVSGIINLANTNIDGTFTITNSVSVTGACSGASSSTTTVTINPGVAQPTLTATPQAGGAVLLSTPALVGATYQFFKGTPAVAVGPPSSANTLLLAAGTQSGAYTVVVTSTTGCSSIPSAPVSVVVTGTQTATLNGVSLRVFPNPTADGRLRVELSGINAKASQLRVFNALGQVVHAGSLAVGTESLNLSKLAAGVYTLRVQTAEGVLTQRIVRE; this is encoded by the coding sequence ATGACCTTCAACGTGCTGTCGCCGACCACCCTGACGGGCGTGTACGTGTACCCCACCGCCGCAGGCGTGAGCAACATTCAGCTGCTCAACAGCGCCGGCACCGTGCTGCAAGCCTACCAGGCCACGTTCACGGCGGCCGATTTGAACGTGAAGACCTTCGTGCCGCTGAACTTCTCCCTGCTTGCCGGTACCGGCCTGCGCCTGAGCATGACCTCGACGGGTTCGACGGCCAGCCTGTACCGCAACACGGCCGGCGCCGTGTACCCCTACACCTCGCCGAGCGGCAACGTGAGCATCACGGGCAACACCTTCGACCCGGTGTACTACTACTATTTCTACGACTGGCGCCTGGGTTCGGAGTGCGTTAGCGGTGCTACGCGCACGCCCATCCAGGTGAACGTGACGGCGGGCCTGGTGGCCTCGCTCGCGGCCACGGCGGCTACCAGCTGCGGCACGGCCCCGGTGGCCCTGAGCGGCAGCATTGCCGGCACGGCCACGGGTGCTACCTACACCAGCACGGGCACGGGCACGTTCTCGCCCAACGCCACCACGCTCAACGCCACCTACACGCCTTCGGCCGCCGACGTGGCCGCCGGCACCGTCACCATCACCCTGACCCCCACCGGCCCGGCCGCGTCCTGCACCAAGACGGCCCAGTTCGTGCTCACCCTCACGGCGCCGCCGGCTTCGGGCTTTAGCTACCCAGCCGGCACCTATTGCACGGGCGCCAACGCCACCATTGCGCCGGTGCTGGCGCCGGGTGCGCAGGCGGGCACCTTCACGGCCTCGGGCTTCGGCCTGCGGATTGACCCAGTTTCGGGCATCATCAACCTGGCCAACACCAACATCGACGGCACCTTCACCATCACCAACTCGGTGTCCGTCACGGGGGCTTGCAGCGGCGCTTCGTCCTCCACCACCACCGTCACCATCAACCCGGGCGTGGCCCAGCCCACGCTCACGGCCACGCCGCAGGCGGGCGGTGCCGTGCTGCTGAGCACGCCGGCCCTGGTGGGCGCCACCTACCAGTTCTTCAAGGGCACGCCGGCCGTGGCCGTGGGCCCGCCCAGCAGCGCCAACACGCTGCTGCTGGCCGCCGGCACCCAGTCCGGCGCCTACACCGTGGTGGTGACCTCGACTACGGGCTGCTCGTCCATCCCCTCGGCGCCGGTGTCGGTGGTGGTGACGGGCACCCAGACGGCCACCCTGAACGGCGTGAGCCTGCGCGTGTTCCCCAACCCGACGGCCGACGGCCGCCTGCGCGTGGAGTTGAGCGGCATCAACGCCAAAGCCTCGCAGCTGCGCGTGTTCAACGCCTTGGGCCAGGTGGTGCACGCCGGCTCGCTGGCCGTGGGCACCGAGTCGCTCAATCTGAGCAAGCTGGCGGCGGGCGTGTACACGCTGCGCGTGCAAACCGCGG